The Penicillium psychrofluorescens genome assembly, chromosome: 2 nucleotide sequence ataaaagaaaagaggaggaagattgAAAAAGAGGTTATTGGGTGAATTAGATGAAAACAGCACAGACCTAGGGCGATACGATACGAAGATTGTAGCTTGTATCAAAAAGGAGCCTAAAATTTGAAATATCCAAATTCCCCAATTAGAGAATGCATTTAAAATCCGCGAAAAAAGCATTTTCATAGTGGGTGTGGACTTTCGTAGGCGGGAAATGTTAATTTTTCCGGGCCATCAAGGGGAGAAACTCAAGCGGATACATATCCGAAAGCCCACCCCACACCCGGACGTGGGATGACCACTCGGCGTTTGGATTTAGAGCCATATAAATACATATTAAATGTCACGAATGAGATAATAGGTAGGTAATTTGCTCCAGGCAAAATGGCATCAACCTCTGAGACTGCTACCACGGCGGTCGTGCAACCGTCTCAAACCAAAGATATTGCAACTCGCCTGCTGAATGGCACTCTCCACGCCGACTATCCGCCTATTGAGCAGTTCATGACCATCGATGGCTTGCTCAAGTCTCATGCTGCTCAGCCAGACGAAGCCCAAAGACCATTAATCTGCTATCCTATCCGTGGAGCAGCCGACTTTGAAGAGCATACAGCTAGTGATATCGACCGCTATACCGATGCCGCCGTCCGTTACTACATGGAGCAAGGACTCCCACCAGCGGTAGGTCCCTTTATAATGCTGCTTGGACCAGTGCTTATTGTTTCCCAGGATCCTGCTCTCGATAAAGCACCTGTCATTGCTCTGCTTGCGGGCTCCAGCTTCGAAGTAGTGTTGACTTTCTTCGCGATCAATCGCCTCGGCTATGCCGTGCTCTTTTTGTCCACTCGTCTCACTGCCCCGGCCTACGCGCGCCTGCTGGACATGGCAGACTGCAGACAGCTCATCCTTGCGGAGCAATTCCAGCAGATGGCCACTGATATCTGTGTGGAGCGGCCCGGATGCCGCAGTTTTTCGGTATTGCAACGAGAAAGCTGGTTCAATCGCCCAGCAAGCTCACCTCGATTCGAGCGCCCAAATGTAGATCCTGTGCGAGAGGGCAAGAAGATGGCATGGATCTTGCACTCCTCTGGAAGCACGGGCTTTCCGAAACCAATATTCCTGACCAACCTCCAATCCTTGGCCAATTTCCGTAAGAGCTTCGGCTTCCGCCTATTCAATATCAGTCCGCTATTCCACTCGCACGGACTGATGGAGATTGGCCGAGCATTCTATACTCGAGCAACAGCATACCTGGGAAACCACTCTCTCCCAGTCACGTATCAAAACCTCTACGATGCCCTGCAAATTGCGCAACCTCAGCAAATCAGCGCTGTGCCCTATGTTATCAAGCTTTTGGCGGAAAAGCCGGAAGGTATCCAGGTGTTGGCCAAAGCCGAACTTGTGTTGTATGGGGGATCCAGTTGTCCAGATGACCTGGGCGACCGTCTTGTTGCTCAGGGCGTCAATCTGGTTGCGAACTACGGCGCAACTGAGACAGGGCAGATCATGACCTCTTTCCGCTCCCCGGGTGACACCGAGTGGCAATACATGCGCCTGCATCGTCCCGTTGCCGACCATACCCTAATGGATGAAATATCCCCTGGAGTCTTCGAATGTGTCGCGCTGGACAGTCTTCCGAGCAAAGGCCCCTCGAACTCAAAACCACCGTACAGCGCAAAGAACCCAGAGAATAGTTTCCGAACAGCTGATTTGTTCACGCGGCACCCAGACCCCCAAAGAAGCAATTATTACAAGTATCTGAGTCGACTGGATGATCGAATCACCCTTGTCAACGGTGAGAAGGTGCTTCCTATCCCCATTGAAGGCCGCGTCAGAGAGGAACCACTCGTGCAGGAGTGCGTTGTTTTTGGCTTTCAGCGAACTGTTCCCGGGGCCCTGATCTTCCGTGCTGCTGACAAGGCACCGGAAAAGAGCGATGATGAGTTTTTGGAAGCTGTATGGCCCGCCGTCGAGGCTGCAAATTCTCGTGCCGAGACGTTTTCCCGCATCCCCAAGGAGCTAGTCGTGGTCAAGGGTGCCGATGTTGTTTATCCTAGGACGGATAAGGGAACTTGCATTCGCGCTCAGGTCTATCAGCTGTTCGAGGACGACATTAAAGCTGCCTACGCCAAGTTCGAAAGCAGCGGTCAGCGGAAGGGAACTCTTGCACTCGACGTGCCGGAACTAGAAGAGTGGCTATTGGCCAAGTTTCGCGACGACCTCGGTGTACCGCTGCCAAGTGTTCAGACCGATATCTTCTCGGCTGGTGTCGACAGCCTGCAGACCACACAGATATGGAGATACATCGTGCGTGATCTTGACCTTGGAGAGCAAGGGGACAAAGTGAGCCAGAACATTGTCTTCGAGAAAGGAACCATCAGCGCTCTCGTGAAGCATTTGTATCAGCTGCGCACCGGCGAAGAAtatgaagaggaagatgaatATCAGATCATGCGGCAGATGATCGAGAAATACTCCCACTTCACGCAGCACTTTCCCACTATGACGGGAAAGCCAGAGAAAGAAGTCGTGCTTGTCACTGGTGCAACAGGTAATCTAGGGGCTTTTATCGTCTCGGAAATCCTCAAACAACCAACAGTATCCGAGGTCTGGGCACTGGTTCGGGCCCCTGGGCAAGCTGCAGCAGGTGGCCGTCTGATGAACGCTCTATCAGATCGCAGTATCGCTCTCACTGACGATGAGGCCGCAAAGCTTCGCGCAGTCCCCAGCGACTTGTCTCAACCTAATCTAGGCTTGGACACCCATACCCTCGAACGGCTTCTCTCATCCCTGACATGTGTCATCCACAGTGCCTGGGCTGTCAACTTCAACCTGGGCGTGCGGTCCTTTGAGGAACAGCACATCCGCGGAACCTACAACCTCATCAATTTCTGTCTGCGCTCCAAGCTACCTACTCCGGCAcggttcttcttctgctcgaGCGTGAGCGCTGCAAGCAACACCCCCAAGCCAGCGTCCATTCCAGAGACCGCTATCGAGAATCTGGAGCACGCACAGACTATAGGCTACGGGCGATCGAAGCTCGTTACGGAGCATATCACCCGCAACGCCATGCGGCATACTGGCATGCATGCCCGGGTTTTGAGAATCGGTCAGCTTGGTGGCGATACCGTCACTGCGCAGTGGAATGACACCGAAGCTGTAGCGCTCATGTTCCGTAGTGCGTTGAGTACGGGTGTGCTGCCGGCATTGGACGAGCAAACCAGCTGGCTACCTGTCGACGAATGCGCTCGAACAGTTGCAGAACTAGCTCTTGGGACTGCCGAGCTTTCATCGGATGTCAACCTGGTGTATCATCTCGTCAATCCACGAACATTCAGCTGGAAGCACGACTTGCTTCCCGCTTTGAAACACGGTTCAGCTCTGCCAGACTTTGAGATTGTGTCCGCGCAGGTGTGGCTACAGAAATTGGCAGACAGTGTGCAGGATCCAGAGAAGAATCCAAGCATTAAACTACTCGATTTCTGGCGATCAAAGTATGCGGGTAATGGTCAGCCGCAGTCAGCTCCTGCCATTACGGAACAGGGCCAGCAAGAACTCCAAGGTCTTACCTTCGAAACTCACCAGACAGTCAAAGATTGCTCTTTACTGGCCGCTGTCAAAGACCCTGTTACTGAGGGATTGATACTGAGATACATTGAATCATGGGTGAAACGGTGGACCAGCATATAGATAGATGACAATGCATGAAAAGCCCTATGAATGCCATATCCAGCTGGTGTTGGCCGCTCTAAAATCTGCAAGTGACCGCAGTGTACATGTTAACAAAATTCAACTCGTCGATCTATCACTACCCGCTGATACCCCATGGCGAAAGCTAGACACACAGTTTTTAACGATTCTTCTTACTGAGCTGATGGAGTATGCGAGAAGCCTACGGCTTCTCCGAAGCAACTCAGCACTGGCATTGTTGTCCCACGTTGATATAAACATACGCGAGCTAGATTTTATGTTCGATCCATACGATGCGAGTCTTTGTGGAGGAATTTCTTCAAACAAACGCCAAGTCACTATCATCTCTCGGTATTCATAATGTCGAGGTCACTAAGCCATAACATCTCCACTATGGACGATCCATACCCCGTTACAGCATTGCCAAGGACTTCCAATGCGTCCATGCCAGGCATGCAGTGCGGGATAATCCTCGGAACAACCCTGCATGAACTATGTTTGATTGATTTCTCATTCATATTCGATGGCTGCATTATCCACCTAGCCCCATTGCTATTACCAAACCTGAGTTCAAACTCTTGCTCATGGCCGAGAAATCCTTTCACCCCTTTCCTAGGCTCCCCACGGAGCTGCGACTCGAAATTTGGCGGCTATGTCTCCCATATCGCGTTTGGGAAGTGGATCACCCAACCTACGAAGGCATCTGCGAAGGCCTTGATCTTCAAGCTAATGCCGAAGGCTTATATCCATGTCAACTTCTATCTTCGGCTGTTCTGAATGCCCTTCCACCCGTTATCAGTCGCGTTTGTCAAGAGTCACGCCACGTTGCCCACGAATCAGGGGGCATTATGCCAGAGGATTTCCATGACGATTTACCAGACGACGATGAATTCATTCCCGGTACAAGCACTGCATTTCTCGGCAATTCCTGGATAGACCGCACGCGAGACGCTGCGCATCTGAATTGGGGTCCTTCGTACCAAGCAATTTACCAAAGAAGCGACGGTAGTGCACTGGCCTGTTTTGCCTGGCAATGTCGCCAAGTAGCGGGTCGTCCTTCACTTATGGCCGATTGGTTTGCGTGGAGTCGCAGTCTGTATGAGGAGAGATATGATGTTCTCGACGATATGCCTAACTGCTGGGTCATCATGCGGGTCGTTATTATTCATGCTAGCTTCGAAGAAGGTGCACAGACAGGTCTGTTCGGGTTGCTAGGTGATGCAACCGTGCAAATTGTCTCCGTGTTTGACCGGGAAAAAATTGATGCTTTCTACGATTTTGCCGATGAACAAAATTCTCAAGCTTTTAGCGTTACGCGTTTTTCGCACACAACACCCGAATCCTGGAAGCAGAAACTTGAAAAAGGTGCGAAGTCGGCAAGGATATCCGAAAAGGTATTGTCGAAAATGCACCCAGCCATCATGTTCCGCCTTTGCACATCGAGGTGTAATAGTCCTACAGAGAAAGGACCGTCCGCGGAGTAGTACTATCATGGCTATTAAATgccccaaaaaaaaacaattcAAACTGATCATTTTCTTCATATGGAGGCGCCTGATGTATGCAACGACTTAACATTCTCAGGCACTCTTAATCAACAAAATAGATTTTCACTCTTTTGCTCAACcaatctctctctcctctttctATCCCAGATAGTTACCCCCCTCGACACACATCACTTGTACTTTGCCGCCTCGACATTCTCCAACGGGTGTACCGGGTTACTCTGCAGCCCGACCTTCTTATGCTCTTCAGACTTCTGCTGCGCAGATTCCGGCGTAGAGTGATCCACGACGTTGGTCTTGCCGCTGGCCGGAGGGTCACGCTGCTGAGCGCCGCTTTGGCGCTCTTCGGGGAGGGGATTGACGGCCGGAGAGGGGGGCAGACAT carries:
- a CDS encoding uncharacterized protein (ID:PFLUO_003774-T1.cds;~source:funannotate) gives rise to the protein MASTSETATTAVVQPSQTKDIATRLLNGTLHADYPPIEQFMTIDGLLKSHAAQPDEAQRPLICYPIRGAADFEEHTASDIDRYTDAAVRYYMEQGLPPADPALDKAPVIALLAGSSFEVVLTFFAINRLGYAVLFLSTRLTAPAYARLLDMADCRQLILAEQFQQMATDICVERPGCRSFSVLQRESWFNRPASSPRFERPNVDPVREGKKMAWILHSSGSTGFPKPIFLTNLQSLANFRKSFGFRLFNISPLFHSHGLMEIGRAFYTRATAYLGNHSLPVTYQNLYDALQIAQPQQISAVPYVIKLLAEKPEGIQVLAKAELVLYGGSSCPDDLGDRLVAQGVNLVANYGATETGQIMTSFRSPGDTEWQYMRLHRPVADHTLMDEISPGVFECVALDSLPSKGPSNSKPPYSAKNPENSFRTADLFTRHPDPQRSNYYKYLSRLDDRITLVNGEKVLPIPIEGRVREEPLVQECVVFGFQRTVPGALIFRAADKAPEKSDDEFLEAVWPAVEAANSRAETFSRIPKELVVVKGADVVYPRTDKGTCIRAQVYQLFEDDIKAAYAKFESSGQRKGTLALDVPELEEWLLAKFRDDLGVPLPSVQTDIFSAGVDSLQTTQIWRYIVRDLDLGEQGDKVSQNIVFEKGTISALVKHLYQLRTGEEYEEEDEYQIMRQMIEKYSHFTQHFPTMTGKPEKEVVLVTGATGNLGAFIVSEILKQPTVSEVWALVRAPGQAAAGGRLMNALSDRSIALTDDEAAKLRAVPSDLSQPNLGLDTHTLERLLSSLTCVIHSAWAVNFNLGVRSFEEQHIRGTYNLINFCLRSKLPTPARFFFCSSVSAASNTPKPASIPETAIENLEHAQTIGYGRSKLVTEHITRNAMRHTGMHARVLRIGQLGGDTVTAQWNDTEAVALMFRSALSTGVLPALDEQTSWLPVDECARTVAELALGTAELSSDVNLVYHLVNPRTFSWKHDLLPALKHGSALPDFEIVSAQVWLQKLADSVQDPEKNPSIKLLDFWRSKYAGNGQPQSAPAITEQGQQELQGLTFETHQTVKDCSLLAAVKDPVTEGLILRYIESWVKRWTSI
- a CDS encoding uncharacterized protein (ID:PFLUO_003776-T1.cds;~source:funannotate), whose protein sequence is MKFKQLKNKKREDDKAGKRRHDDAQPGMFRRKKAPIKIKCLPPSPAVNPLPEERQSGAQQRDPPASGKTNVVDHSTPESAQQKSEEHKKVGLQSNPVHPLENVEAAKYK
- a CDS encoding uncharacterized protein (ID:PFLUO_003775-T1.cds;~source:funannotate); its protein translation is MPEDFHDDLPDDDEFIPGTSTAFLGNSWIDRTRDAAHLNWGPSYQAIYQRSDGSALACFAWQCRQVAGRPSLMADWFAWSRSLYEERYDVLDDMPNCWVIMRVVIIHASFEEGAQTGLFGLLGDATVQIVSVFDREKIDAFYDFADEQNSQAFSVTRFSHTTPESWKQKLEKGAKSARISEKVLSKMHPAIMFRLCTSRCNSPTEKGPSAE